Sequence from the Pseudopipra pipra isolate bDixPip1 chromosome 16, bDixPip1.hap1, whole genome shotgun sequence genome:
GGGCGAGCGGCCACGTGGGGCTGCCAAGCCCGGCCCAGCTGCCAGCAGGCTCCTAATGCCAACTTAACATTCAGGGCCAGGAACAAGCCCTCCGGCAGCTCCCGATTACGCTCCTCGGAGAGGAAGGAAACGTCCGAGTCAGCACCAAACGCTTAAAAACCGCGACAGCCTTTGCACGATGCGCAACAGCCCGGGCGGGGGCACGGGGGGTCACGGCGACCCCGGGCACTGCCCTCCCCGCAGCTCCTGGGACGCGGGACTGGGCACGGGAGAACCGCTCCAAAGGTTTATTCCGGCTTATTCTCACTCGCTGCGGGGTCTGTAAGACTCCGCACGGTCAAGGCAACACGGAATCCCCCCGCAGCCCAGGGGTGGGTGGGAGAGGGGTCCAGCACCCCCCACATTCCATCAGGGATGAAGGGGGCCGGTCCCGCCGGTGGGATGCCCGTGGATACACCCCGCTGTCCCACGGGCACAGCCCCCGCGTAGGACCCGCAGCCCACccggggggaaggggggggtccGACCGCCTCTCACCCTTTTGGGGACCGCGGCGTCCACGGCGACGGCGTCGCGGGTGCTCTCCTCGATCACCAGGTACATGTAGTTGTCCTCCAGCACCGAGATCACCTTCACCTTCATGGTCCCGCACCGGCGCCGGCCGCGGCGGCAAAGCGAGGGGGTGGACACGCAGAGAAAGGGGGGTGCGGgacccccgcccggcccccacggaccccccgagcccccgcggGACGCGGCGGTACctgcgggcggggcgggcggcgtGTCCCGCCCCCGCCGGTGCGGTGCGGGGCGGATCACGCAGCGTGGGGCGGGGAGAGCCCGCACGGCCCCTCCACGCACACCccgcacacacagacacacagacacacacacacacacacacacacacacgcgcgcgcacacacacaccccgcacacacacacacacacaccgcacacacacacacacacacacgcggGCGATGCGGGTCCCGCAGCGCCGCgctgggaaaggagggggaaaagggaactTCCCACGGTGACACCCCCCCCGTGCATCACCCTGGGGTCCCACGGGTCCGGCCGGGAGGGAGGAGGCAGGCTGGGGACACGCGgggtcccccccagcccagcagtgtCGCTCCCACTGCAAACAGGGGACAAGGACAGCGGTGGGGGGCTCCGGGCgctggcggggccgggggcggtgCCCAGTAGGTGATGGAAACCCCGGTGCTGGGACATGGTAAGAGTGGTCCTGGTCACCGGTTcggggggggctgggaggggctggtGCCCCGCCAAGGCAGAGCTCCGGGGTCAGGAGCCCACTGAACCCAGAAAGCACCGAAGGCACAGGaagggcaggggcagagccctgctccagtgcctttCCCAGCTGGACACAAATCCTGGTTCAGGGTTGACCGTGGTCCGCCCcaaatagaataatttaggttggaaaggccCACtgagatcgagtccaaccatttccccagcactgccaaggccaccactaacccacgtCCCCAAGTACCACATCCACGGGGTTTTTAAACCccaccagggatggggactccacctctgccctgggcagctgtgccagggctggacaacactttcagtgaaggaattttcccagtatccaacctgaccctcccctggcacaacctgaggctgttttctctcctcctgtcccttgttccctgggagcagagcccaaccccccccagctcccccctcctgtcagggagttgcagagccagaaggtcccccctgagcctccttttctccaggctgagtccccccagctccctcagctgctcctggtgctccagccccttccccagctccattgcccttccaGCCCCTCAAATGTCCTTCCCGTCCCAATTGCCACTTGTGCAGGAGGGAACTCGCTCACAGGCAGCAAACCAGTGCTGaacctgctcccttctcctttcaCAAGAAAATACACTTGTCACAAGACCTTGAATAAAGCCCCAGAGGATCCCAACATCCCAACATCTTTCTGCCAGGATTAGGCAGAAAGATGCTTCCTGTTGTTTGGCTTCAGTCActtgtacaaaataaataaattcataaaCTTGGGAGCTAAAGAACCCCCAAACAGCTCCATTTCCAGCcgttctttatttttcctctgtcacAGCCACTCCAGTGTAGCAGCACAACATTCCAGTTCAGGAGGCAACAACAAAGCTTTAGGTACCGCTTTTCATTCTGAATTACATAAAATTTagcattttaaagcaaacaaagacCTGGTACTCATACAATGCCATGCAGGTGGTGTTGGAACagcagacacagggacacaggtgACAACCCAGGTGGTCCCAGCTCCATCGTGGCATCACCTACCAATGTGTgccagggagagggggagaagcAGGAACCAAAATcatttgaatattttcaaagtttcatctgtaaaatatttgtttgaaaCAATCTCTGGTCCTGGAGCATGTCTGTGGTACAGAGGAGACCAAGGAACCAGGAAGAAAAGAATATGAGAAGGAAGATGGATTAAAGATGCAGATGCCATGTGGGGCTGGTCCCACCCTGTCACTCACATCCCTTGTTTAAAGACCCCGAGCTGGAGGATGGGAATGCAGGAGGGGGTGACCCAATCACCACAAATCTGCACTTATTTCCCTCCAAAATGCACCCCATTCATCCACTTGGACACACTATTCCCTGTTGGAAAAGCAGCCCGAGGGGAGCTCCCTCCCTGCAGTTTCCAAGCTGGCTGCAGGCTGGGGTCACACAGCTCTAGTCATATAACCCTGGAGTGGTTTAGGGTGGAAGAAACCATAAACATAACCCAGTCCCAacaccctgctgtgggcagggatggcTTTTAACCCTGTGGACaccaagaaacagaaatgtgcCACTCTAATGTGGCTTCTGAGCCCCGTTTAACCAGCAAGACATTGGCACCTTCACCAATTATAAGCTCACCTCCATGGCCTTTCCAGAGGCTGGGccaggcaggggctgagggcaggggatggaccccagcagcacatggcccagcacagctcctgtccccagaactgctccccagggcagctgctcctggctgggcaCAGGTGACaactgctcccctgcccctttccTCACAGCCAGGCAccaaggagctgctgtggcacCAAGATCTGCTCAGGGCTCTCACCACTGCCCAGCTGGGACGCTCTCACTCACCAGGAGTGGCTGCTTCCTGGGATTTGGAGCCATCAGGCAAAGCCCTGCTCCGTTGGTGCAGCACTGACACAGGTAACTCTCAGGTCACAGGTAAGAGCAGTGAGCAGGTCCATGCAAACAGGCTCAAGACTGGAAGGGTGTAAGCAGTGCAGTACCTGGGAAAAGTCACTGCCATCCATGCCAGGGAAGgtcagggagaagggagaagctgGATGTCCCCACGTGCCATTCCCAGAGCCAGGCTGCCCCATGTAGTTCCCAAATTACACCCTGAACTGGCTCTGGTAGAGCAGGTCTGTCACTGGGAACTGGTTTTAGTGGAGCCAAAAGCGACACTCAGAACGTTGCAGCAGCATGGAAGAAACACTCAACTCTTCAACTATTGTGTTTGGTCTCTGCTTTACACAAAGGCACCTCGGCCCCAGTCACACTGTCTGCATCCACATCAGGCTCCTACAAAACTAACAGGAGCTTCTTCCTAAACCTCCAGGTTTGATCCTTCCCAGCCCAACCTCTGAGCCTCACACCAACACTGGTACAATGATCTGCACGTGACACGTGACAGCTCGAGGGACAGCAAGAGAGGGATAAATATTCTTCATCGTAATATAAATATGCTGTAGAACATCTCAACAAGGGCAAAgtgcttttcttctccttaattaaaacaaaataaagacttAGACAGGACTGTCTCAACCACAACAGAAGGTCTGACTCCTAGAACAGGTGAATCGTCTGAGGGAGGCCGGGGCTGCCGCTGCGGCGCGGGCGGTGCTCAGTCCCGGGGCACTCGGaagttgtccttctccttcctgATGGCCCCCATGGTGCGCACGGGGTCGGTCTCCCCCGCGTGCTGCTGGACTGTCTTCTCCCTgccaggaaggagggaagagcaggacGAGAGAAAAATCTCAGCTGGGAGGTCACAACGGTTTCACTGCAGTGGGGGAAAAGCTGCGCTCGGAGATCAGACTCGGGGctttggcagagcagctctgagcagctccCCTGCTCTGAAGGCTCTCGGGCAGCAGGGAATTGCAAACACTCTCCTGCCTCCAACACCGtcttctgctgtgtccctcTGCCAAACTCAGCTTGCTTAAGGAACACAAGGACACAGCAGAGCCTGTTCTGTCTCTTAAGTCAGGGATGGATGCTCACTCCAGTCCTCAAATCCAGCCAGCTTCCCAGGACAGCCAGCGTGTTCTAAGGAGGATCTTGGAGGCATCCAAACAGGAATATGAGAGGCAGGAGAGCAATTCCCACTTATGGCTTTTTCTTTGGAGACCTTCTCCTTCCTGCATTCCCACTCCCAACACAAGGACATTCCCACCCCCACGCCTCCTCCATACCTCACTCTCATGAAGGGGTTGTAGGTGAACTCCTCTGCGATGGTGGAGGGGATGGTGGGCTCTCCACTGTCGTACCGTGCCTGGAACAAGGAATGTTTGGTGAACAAGGAATGTCCTGTACATAGCAGGATGTTTTTGAGGAGGGTCACGTCTCCACCAGGCAGCAAACCACCTTCCCTGGGCACACCCAGACCCCACTCCCTGGAACACAacatcctgcagctcctggctctcAACTCCTATCCCTCAGTCTCTCTTTCTCCCCAGAGTGGTCTCATCTCCCCCACCTCCTCAGCAAGGCTCTGCCCCCACGAACCCATCAGGTCTGGGGAAAAGACCCAGCTTACCTTGGCCCACGCCAGCTTTTCCTGGATATTGGCATTATTGGGTTCAACGTGCCGAGCAAACTTGAGGTTGTTGATCGTGTATTCGTGACCACAGTAAACcctctgggaagggaagggaaggaagggtgACACTGGGTAACTCTGAAGCTACAAAGGGGCAGTGCCAGGTGCCACCACCAGAGTTATGGGGCAGCAGGAACAACAAAGTCAACCTGAGGGCATGTGACACTTTCCATGGAGACATGCTTGGGACAAGTGCCAGGAGGTGCCAGCCAGGACTACCTGCCAATTCGACAGATGAAAGAGCCCTGTGTCCCAGCTCAAGAGCCTCTAATAAGCAGCCCCTGCTCTTTCCCCACATTTGGGGCAGGCATTTCCTTCCCAGAGGACTCCAGCTATCCATCAAAGACAACTCCCCACGTCATTTCTTCCACACATGAGAAAACCTCCCTTTGAACAACAGTACTATTGGGAAGGCAGTTTCTTTGGTGCCTGTGGTGGTTTCTGGCTGGTGAACTCCCACAAAAGGAGAGGTTCCTACCGTCCTGGGGTCCAAGCTGCCCAGAATCTCGATCAGCGCCTTGTACATCTCCTCCGGGGTTCCCTCGAAGAACTTCCCACAGCCAGCCACGAACAGAGTGTCACCTGCCAGGGAGGGGTGATGTGGCATCAGACCCACATGAGGCTCctcacagcacagcctgggcacagggTTCCccggggctcagccctgccattGCTGTCCCCACCACAGCAGCAgaaggcacaggcacagccaggctgcctCACACGGGCTCGGTGCCACACAAACCCATGTGGCAAACGTGGTTTCTATGACACAAAAccccacagcctggccaggcaCACCCTGCCAGCACCTCCCTACCTGTGGGCAGCCCactgtcccctcctgtccctcctggaGTGGACAAGGAACTTGCTCTTTGCTATGAAGTTGAACAAAGATGAGTCACCTCTGCATTTCTCCCCAGTGCTCCCTAAAATCTTGCTTAAGTCATTacctcttccatgcagcagctggtACAAGCTCTGGATAACACCCAGCACGACAGGGATGACCTGGAGTCTGGGGAGACTGGGCACAGCCTCAAGGAAGGGGGGACCCTGCTCCCCACACCAGGATCCAGACCCTGGCTAGAACAGTGGAGCAGCAGCCCTCCTTATTCCTCTATTTGCTCCTCTCTGTTTTGTAACAGACATGAACACAGATATATGGAAAAGCAACAGGTTCTGGGATCAGCCAGTTTGGCCTAGGACAGAAAACCAACAGCTCTTGtttcaaggaagaaaatgcTGGATGTAGGACTCATCCAGGGCTCGCTCCTGACATCGTTTGCAGGGTGTCCAGCACTGGTTTACAAACCCAGAGGGGTTTCACCAGTTCCACCTACAATTCCTACTTGGCAAGGGGCAAGATGTGGATGTTCGAGCAGCTGCACTGGCAGGAAGGGCCGGATGCACAGccagaggcagaggcagaggggGGGCTTCTGTCTTTGCAAGGGAACCTCCCAACTCCTCACCTGTAAAAACTGCAGGTGGCTCGGAGCTATTTGGCTTAGTCACATAATAACAGATGTGTCCCGAAGTGTGACACGGCGTACTGAGGCATTTCACATTAAGAGATCCCACCTGAGAAGAAGGCAGAAGACTGGAGCTTAAGCTTCTGTTTGCTACCAATCGTATGGTTAGAAAAGAATTGCAACTATTACAGTGGTCTAGTGCTCCTACAGGCCCAAACTGGCACAAAGCTGGCCAGGAAGcatcagctctgctcctggggagGCCAGTGAGGGAGGGCTGTGGCAGGGACTCGGGAGGGAGCTGTTTCCTTCGAGCAGGTGCTGGGACAAAGAACTGCCAGATCCTTTCATTTCCATGCAGAGAGACTCAATGCCCGGTTGGCAGCAAGAGCCAACAGATCCAGAGCAACACAAAATCCTAAACAAAGCTGATCAGGCGTGAAAAAGCTGCAAACAACAATAAAGCTGAAGGGAAGAAGTGGATGACActcaggaaaagggaaggattgAACACAGCCTCATCCCCACACCTTCTCGTGTACTCCTGTgctccctcctgtgctgctgcccccccAAGGTGCACCCAAGGCCAGCAGTGACATTCATGCCAGTTTGTGTCATCTGCCAGCTCTCCTGTAAACAAACAGCCTGGTTCCAGCCAGGCCTGCTGCTTCAACTGGCACTGCTGGCCCCCCGTCCCCTCAGCCCATGTTCCAGCCGTCATTCCCACAGGAACACTCACATTTGTTCAGTGCAGAGCATGAGCCCTGTCCTGTCACACGGCTGTTCTGACCCCCCCAGGAGCACAGGACACCCAGCATGTCCCAGGTGCCTGGGCCATGCCAATGCTCTCAGCAGCAAAGGATCACTGGCCAAAACAAGACAGGGGGGTCGCAGTGCACAGGGCTGGAAAAGGGTGAAAGCTGCACTTCAACTACTCCATCCAGGAGGTGTTGAAAGGTAAGAGAGCTGTGAACACAACAGGAACTCAGGGCAGACCACACCTGTCCAGCTGTGACACAACAGGAGCTGCCCCACCacatcctgcagctccctccctttACCTGGAGTGCTGTCAGGTGGGACACCTTCTGGGTCAGAGCTCCCACTCTGTTGTCTCCCCCGTACACGTGCAGCCCCGACTCCATCTTTACGAGCTTCTCATTTCCTCCAGCATGGTCCCTGCAACATCAGAAAAATGGATTTGGGAAGGAATGAAGAGAAATTTAAGGTGACTTATATTGCAATGGTAACCTGCAGGTGATCACCTCTGATCAATCACTCTCCCAGTATGTAACACTCTTCATATTAAAGAATAAGCCATGTCAACATGAGAGGAGATAATTTCTCCAGTAATTAGGGCAGTGAGAGAGAGGAACAATCCCTGAACAACTTCCTACCTAGTTGGGAAACACCAGCCTTAGGGGCTCACAGTCAACTCTCCAGTTACTAGGGCAGGGAGAAAATGGGATAAGTGGGATATGCAATCCATCATCCCACAAGACACCATGGAGCAGGCACAGAGGTATCCAACAGCTCAGCATTGACCTGTGCTGCTGGTTTGTCCAAATCAGAGCTGGCCCTTTGGCTCTCCAGCCACAGAGGTGGCTCCACTCTGACCCACAGGAGAGGTTGCTCAGGTTCAGCACTGCTACAGCAAAACACTCCTCTTTACACCCCCGGCAGAGTTAATCTGCACCTCGGGGGatcctcccacagctgctggcTGTGAGCAGGACACCTCAGGGGCATGCCCTGGCACCTCAGTGCAGTGTGCTCCCTCCACACCCACAACTACTGCACTGGCCACCTGGGAGGAATCAGCACTTTAAAGGTTAAAGGCACTGACACACAGAGCCCATGGCCTGGACAGTGCATCTGCTCAGGCAAGCCTAAGGAATGAGCTCTGGCCCTCCTCCTCacacctcagctgctgctgagagatCACCTTGctccagaacagcagcagctcctggctgcctgTGTTTGTGCCCAGGGACCCCAGGCCGGGGGTGGTTACCAGTGGTGGTGGGTGGTCAGGACAGTGGTCAGCCTCACGCCGTGCTTCTTCACTGCATCCAAAACCTGCGGGCACAGGGCACACAAGGGCAGTTACACCTCCCCTGGAATGAGCTGCCAGCACACCTGGTGTCACCtggacacagcagcagctctgcagggagctcatccctccccaggggGTTCCAGAGCAGGGCACAAGGGCTCTGACCCAGCCAGTGACTGAGCCCTCAGTCCCATTGCCTGCTTTCTGCTCTACATCAAACCAAGGGCAAAACCCCAAATGAGGTCAGGGAGCCCTGGagccagggccaggctggctgGGCAGGCAGCGTGGCTGTGagccctgcctgcacctctGCACAGCCAGtatttcctgcctttcccccaCGCCCGAGTCGGCGCATCAGCAATTCCCTCATGGATGTAGCAACCTGGAAGGATGTCCCAGAGCCACGGTGAGtactctgctcccagggcagtgtTACCTTCTGGGGGTTCACAGGGTCCACGATGGCAGCCTCCTTGGTTTCCTCATCGATGAGGAGGTACATGTAGTTGTCTGTGAGGGCTGGCAGGATTTCCACCTTCATGTCGGCCTGTGGGACCGTCTTCGGCTCCCTCCGCTCGTGCTCCGTGTGCAGGAAGAAAGCTCGCAGCTGGGCTGGACCTGGGCACCCCAAAAACAGCCACACCTCAGCCCAGgcggggggaaaagggggacaGAGCACAGCCAGACCCCAATCCATGatcccagggaagggagggtATGGACAGCCCAACCTGCCTTCTCCAGAGGAAGAGGAGCGAGGCCACCACAGGACAAAGCCTTGGAGCCTGGCAGTGTCACCTTGTGCCCCTCAGCTGCCCCAAGAGGGATGGGACACTTGGTTCATGCAAGGAAAACACTGTGCTTGGATCAGAGAGGAGGTTTCAAGGGGCAGGAAAGCAGAACAGAGAGGGAACAGCTGGACAAAGGTCAACCTAGACAgtgactttgcaaaaaaaaataatcacaaaagACAGCCAATTACAGCCAAAAGACAAAAAGGGGGGTGGAGaaggagaaatacagaaatacaggCCCTGCTACAACAGAAATATCTGGTTTGTTACTTGAGGAAGTGACATCCTGCACACTCCATGGAGAGAAGTCAAGTTCTCCATAGAAGGAGGGCTCCCTGCCTGGCCAGGTAAGAGGCACACACAGGGCTCTTGTCACGGGCTACCCTGATGCAACAGCAGAACAtggaaatatttgcttttggtTAAATGTTTAATCAGATCCAAGAAGCAAGTTCCAGAGGCAAATAACCTGGGCTCCACTGTTCAAGGCACAGATTAGCAGCACTTAAAGAAACAACCAAGCCCTAAGAGGCTCTGccacaaaaaataaaggaagggaaaggaagagaacaaGGTCTTCCATTGCTGGGGCCCTGCAGTTCAGACCTGGGTCCACACACGTGCAGGGAAAGAGTTGTCAGACCCTGCAGGTCAGGAATCATTGTCTGAACACCATCAAGGTGTTTGCTCACCCCCAGAggtgcctgtgctgggctgagccgtgctggcacagccccattTCACTGCACCACCGACTCTCCCTGAGGCTCCCAACACTCCCTGCTTGGCCCCCTCCCTCGGTGCCAAAGGGAGGGGTCCCCATGCTGCCATCACCCTGCCCCGCTCTCCCAAAGCAGCTCaagcctgcccagccctgataagagctgctccagggagaAGAGCCCCATAgacctgcagctccatgggctgATGGGGCTGGGAAAGTGAGATCCAGCCCTGACAGGAGccagagagcagctcctgctgcaaacCCAGCCCGGAGCTGTCAGGCCTCTCTGCTGCAACTGCCCAGAGCTTCTCCCCCTTCTACCTCCACCATCCCACCTGCTTATGAGGGGAGGGAAATCAGGAGGGCAGATGGCAGTAAAATTAAACACTGTGCTCGAGAAAACCTCAAGCCAGGATGGAACAGGCATGCACTGGGTATTGATGGTGAAGTATTCAGGAAAGCATCCATACCTGCCAAGTGTTCCTCTGGAGCAGAAGActcctttcaaaaaaaaagaacaacacaaAAAAGCCCTTACTATTCCTcgataggaaaaaaaaattcccaaaaaaCAACTGCTCCCTAACACAGAGCACTTCTTGCTGCTGTCAGTCACCAGAGCTGTATATACTGGGTGTTTGTTTGCATGCCAGACActaactggggaaaaaaacacaaccaaacaaaagaaaacacaacctTAACTTCAACTCAAAGGAATTTTTCACATACTTAAAATGCTTCTTTCCTGTGAACCATCTCTAACCTTGGCCAGGATCCCAAAGCCTCTTTGCATGTTTAATTCACAACtctaacaaaacaaacaaacaagctaCGCCACATAAGGAAATGTTTTCTAACATGTAATTTCAACAAAGGAACGAGAAAACATCCACCAAGAAAGAAACTCACTCCTTGTGAATTCCCAtctgcagctcagctgcccCTTTCCAGCCTGCCCAGTTGGAGCAGACCAGGAGTGCCCTGCTCTGAGAAGGGCATGTTCTGAGAGCTGGTTCAGCTCAAAGCTGCTCCCCAGCTGAGCACTAACTCCTTGtcacacacacagctctgctccaaaATTAACACCCAGTGACTTCATTTTCGCTCACTTTTGTACCACGTCCCTCCTGACCAGgcctggagcagagcagtggaGCAGTGGGGAGGGCAGAGTCAGCAGCCTCTGAATCACACACTTGGCCTTCCTAGAacagctcctcagcacagctggAGTGGCCAAGATGAAAGAGTTTGCAGCTGGA
This genomic interval carries:
- the LOC135423290 gene encoding hydroxyacylglutathione hydrolase, mitochondrial; protein product: MLRGGWRGLGAALAAGAVLGAALRAGPAQLRAFFLHTEHERREPKTVPQADMKVEILPALTDNYMYLLIDEETKEAAIVDPVNPQKVLDAVKKHGVRLTTVLTTHHHWDHAGGNEKLVKMESGLHVYGGDNRVGALTQKVSHLTALQVGSLNVKCLSTPCHTSGHICYYVTKPNSSEPPAVFTGDTLFVAGCGKFFEGTPEEMYKALIEILGSLDPRTRVYCGHEYTINNLKFARHVEPNNANIQEKLAWAKARYDSGEPTIPSTIAEEFTYNPFMRVREKTVQQHAGETDPVRTMGAIRKEKDNFRVPRD